From Cryptococcus neoformans var. neoformans B-3501A chromosome 6, whole genome shotgun sequence, the proteins below share one genomic window:
- a CDS encoding hypothetical protein (HMMPfam hit to Ras, Ras family, score: 257.4, E(): 2.4e-74): protein MQTIKCVVVGDGAVGKTCLLISYTTNKFPSEYVPTVFDNYAVTVMIGDSPYTLGLFDTAGQEDYDRLRPLSYPQTDVFLICFSIASPASFENVREKWFHEISHHCPGAPCLIVGTQVDLRDDPKQVERMMSGSGRGGGGGRGGLITQEQGERLARELGGRKYVECSALTQKGLKNVFDEAIVAALEPPVVKKTKKCLIL from the exons ATGCAGACTATCAAATGCGTCGTCGTGGGTGACGGCGCTGTCGGAAA GACATGTCTGTTGATATCCTATACAACAAACAAGTTTCCATCGGAATATGTGCCTACGGTGTTTGACAACTATGCGGTGACTGTCATGATTGGTGATAGCCCT TACACACTCGGTTTATTCGACACGGCCGGGCAGGAAGACTACGACCGGCTGCGCCCGCTATCTTACCCGCAGACAGacgtcttcctcatctgCTTCTCGATCGCTTCCCCCGCTTCGTTTGAGAATGTGCGTGAAAAATGGTTTCACGAAATCTCGCATCATTGCCCCGGGGCGCCGTGCTTGATAGTGGGGACGCAGGTCGATTTGCGGGATGATCCAAAGCaggtggagaggatgatgagtgGTAGTGGccggggagggggaggggggaggGGCGGGTTGATAACGCAAGAGCAAGGGGAGCGGCTGGCGAGAGAGTTGGGCGGGAGAAAGTATGTAGAGTGTTCGGCGTTGACGCAGAAAGGGTTGAAGAATGTGTTTGATGAG GCAATCGTAGCGGCTCTTGAACCGCCAGTGGTGAAAAAGACGAAAAAGTGCTTGATCCTCTAA
- a CDS encoding hypothetical protein (Match to EST gb|CF193246.1|CF193246; HMMPfam hit to PBD, P21-Rho-binding domain, score: 88.3, E(): 2e-23; HMMPfam hit to Pkinase, Protein kinase domain, score: 308.8, E(): 8e-90) encodes MEDVKMSGPVGVGVPMGVVEPREKELPREPGSAAMGGRSRSGTGRSSKDKKSMFGFVSDLLGKDKPPVISKPYDPVHVTHVGFDFQTGKYTGMPPKWQQVLDDNGITQDEQERNPNGVMAVVQYLKHQDEGEDEEEEVWAKMKNAQPPAFPPPSAAPSQPTTPGGGVGSREMSREPSNEALGAAGTQVVDFTCPRMAPAPPTKPSLNRMLSERHAPASHRPAELTTPAPLAAAPRVTQAYSSALSHSPHLPPPHPTSSAPPTAPAPHLDRSYSQRAPVSGTKTKVLDRANTTRSPGSSAGIAQGAGTGTGLTKSQSQSGHKSRDPSREPKDSASSSGGLSRNQTTTRQQQGATPRRREKEKKENEEVIRQLRMICTPGDPNLVYKNFRKIGQGASGGVYTAIDRQTLPVAIKQMNLEKQPKQDLIINEILVMRESAHPNIVNFKDSYLWQGDLWVVMEYMEGGSLTDVVTAHCMSEAQIASVSREVCEGLRHLHSKGVIHRDIKSDNILLSLNGDVKLTDFGFCARIADPTTTKRTTMVGTPYWMAPEVVLRKEYGPNVDIWSLGILAIEMLEGEPPYLTENPVRALYLIATNGTPKIKDWDKLSTVFRDYFKVTLQVDPAKRPTAAAILKHEFFKHTAPLISLAPMIRSSRKS; translated from the exons ATGGAGGACGTCAAGATGTCCGGCCCCGTCGGGGTCGGTGTACCCATGGGTGTCGTCGAACcgagagaaaaagagttgCCACGTGAGCCCGGGTCGGCGGCGATGGGCGGGAGAAGCAGGAGTGGGACCGGGAGGAGCAGTAAGGATAAAAAGAGCATGTTTGGGTTCGTCTCTG ATTTACTAGGCAAGGACAAGCCGCCAGTGATTTCGAAACCGTATGATCCGGTGCATGTCACCCATGTCGGATTTGATTTCCAAACCGGAAAGT ACACCGGTATGCCCCCCAAATGGCAGCAAGTCCTCGACGACAATGGCATCACCCAAGACGAGCAGGAACGAAACCCGAACGGCGTCATGGCCGTCGTGCAGTACCTGAAACATCAAGAcgaaggcgaagatgaagaagaggaagtatgggcaaagatgaagaatgcgCAACCGCCTGCGTTTCCTCCACCCTCTGCCGCGCCGTCGCAGCCGACAACgccaggaggaggggtCGGGAGTAGAGAGATGAGTAGGGAACCGAGTAATGAGGCGCTCGGCGCAGCGGGAACACAGGTGGTCGATTTCACGTGTCCGAGAATGGCTCCTGCTCCGCCGACCAAGCCGTCCCTCAACCGAATGCTC TCGGAACGACATGCGCCGGCTTCGCACCGACCGGCCGAACTCACCACCCCTGCCCCTCTGGCAGCCGCTCCTAGGGTGACACAGGCGTATTCTTCCGCATTATCGCATTCACCCCACCTcccacctcctcatccCACGTCGAGCGCTCCGCCGACCGCGCCCGCGCCGCATCTCGATAGGTCGTACTCCCAGCGTGCGCCGGTGTCCGGTACAAAGACAAAAGTGTTGGATCGGGCGAATACGACGAGGTCGCCGGGATCGAGTGCGGGGATAGCGCAGGGCGCGGGGACGGGCACCGGTTTGACGAAATCGCAAAGTCAGTCGGGACATAAATCGCGCGATCCATCGAGAGAACCAAAAGattcagcttcttcctctggcgGATTATCGAGAAACCAAACGACGACGCGACAGCAGCAAGGGGCGACTCCCCGtagaagggaaaaggagaagaaggagaatgaagaggtGATAAGGCAGTTGAGGATGATATGTACGCCCGGAGACCCGAATTTGGTGTACAAGAATTTCAGAAAGATTGGTCAGGG TGCGTCGGGCGGTGTGTACACCGCGATAGATCGTCAAACTCTGCCGGTCGCTATCAAACAGATGAACCTCGAAAAACAGCCGAAACAGgatctcatcatcaacgaAATCCTCGTCATGCGCGAATCTGCCCATCCAAACATTGTAAACTTTAAAGATTCGTACCTCTGGCAAGGCGATCTGTGGGTGGTGATGGAGTACATGGAAGGAGGCAGTCTGACAGATGTGGTCACGGCGCATTGTATGAGTGAAGCGCAGATTGCGAGTGTGAGCAGAGAGGTTTGTGAGGGCCTGAGACATTTACATAGTAAAGGGGTGATACATCGCGATATCAAGAGTGATAACATCTTGTTATCCCTGAATGGTGATGTCAAGCTTA CCGACTTTGGTTTCTGCGCGCGTATTGCCGAcccgacgacgacgaagcGGACGACCATGGTGGGCACACCGTATTGGATGGCGCCAGAGGTGGTGTTGCGGAAAGAGTATGGGCCGAATGTTGATATTTGGAGTCTGGGTATTTTGGCGATCG aAATGCTCGAAGGCGAACCGCCATACCTTACCGAAAACCCGGTGAGGGCGCTCTACCTCATCGCTACAAACGGTACACCCAAAATCAAGGATTGGGACAAGCTTTCGACCGTGTTTAGGGATTACTTCAAGGTCACCCTCCAGGTTGATCCGGCCAAGAGACCGACGGCGGCGGCGATATTAAAG CATGAATTCTTCAAGCATACCGCCCCGTTGATATCATTAGCGCCTATGATCCGATCGTCGCGCAAGAGTTAG
- a CDS encoding hypothetical protein (HMMPfam hit to Peptidase_S28, Serine carboxypeptidase S28, score: -17.0, E(): 4.6e-13) — MYYLFLLLSSLLILSTLAKPTLDPQLHRQLLLNGRPQIGLWKALLQEQAAREASTSESNVDHQRPFQTIKPSSSIFEPYCFPQFISHFDEPGGPIYLLDGGETSGEYRLPFLEKGILDILSNATGGLSVVLEHRYYGESVPVSSFSTDDLRFLNNAEALEDSAYFIENFKLPASLSNALPFELEETAFHPNNTPWIYYGGSYAGARAAHMRVQYPNLVWGAIASSAVTHAQIDFPQYYDPIQEYGPPECISTLRRAIIFIDNILDHPRATGFPQLLKGLFGLGALEDDDFADVISSPLGYWQEKNWDPAVGSTEFYNFCDALTAGGAGTKIGLIRVPASVLNYAKYIKENIVSKCPRTPGEPDSDIVVCFGTKDPEKFRETDLSQTWRLWLFQVCTQWGYFMPAPPSPSPRILSSRLTLAYTSAICPLAFPPGEHFSIPSEPDVEEVNRRGDYAIEADRLAFVDGDRDPWRPMTPQRNGTRGKKGGMDMNKPGWIIYDGVHHYDENGLTQHEAEPARIQAVHEWEKMFVSAWLEEWKIKKGMA, encoded by the exons ATGTActacctttttcttctcctgtctTCCCTCTTAATTCTGTCTACTCTTGCCAAACCAACCCTCGATCCACAGCTTCACCGTCAACTCCTTTTGAATGGTCGCCCACAGATAGGTCTTTGGAAGGCTTTACTTCAGGAACAAGCCGCTCGCGAAGCTTCAACCTCCGAGAGCAACGTCGATCATCAGCGGCCGTTCCAAACCATCAAACCATCCTCGTCTATTTTTGAACCCTACTGTTTTCCTCAGTTTATCAGCCACTTTGATGA ACCGGGAGGTCCGATATACCTTCTTGATGGAGGTGAGACAAGTGGAGAATATCG GTTGCCATTCCTAGAGAAGGGTATTCTCGATATCTTGAGTAACGCCACGGGAGGTCTTTCCGTAGTTCTTGAACATCG TTATTATGGCGAATCAGTCCCCgtctcgtccttctccacGGACGATCTCCGTTTCCTCAACAACGCTGAAGCCCTTGAAGATTCAGCCTAC TTTATTGAAAATTTCAAACTCCCCGCCTCTCTCTCCAATGCCCTTCCATTCGAGCTCGAAGAAACCGCTTTCCACCCCAACAATACCCCATGGATATACTACGGAGGCTCGTACGCCGGTGCTCGTGCGGCGCATATGAGGGTTCAATACCCAAATCTAGTATGGGGAGCAATCGCTTCTAGTG CCGTCACCCACGCTCAGATCGATTTCCCCCAATACTATGACCCGATCCAAGAATACGGTCCACCGGAGTGTATATCCACCCTTCGACGggccatcatcttcattgacAACATCCTCGATCATCCTCGAGCGACGGGTTTCCCACAGTTGCTGAAGGGGCTTTTTGGATTGGGAGCattggaggatgatgatttcGCGGATGTGATTAGCAGTCCTCTGGGATACTGGCAGGAAAAGAACTGGGATCCCGCTG TCGGCTCAACCGAGTTTTACAACTTTTGTGATGCTCTTACTGCTGGTGGGGCTGGAACTAAAATTGGCTTGATCAGAGT ACCAGCCTCCGTCTTGAACTATGCTAAATACATCAAAGAAAACATAGTTTCAAAATGCCCTCGGACTCCTGGTGAACCTGATTCCGACATTGTGGTT TGCTTTGGCACAAAGGACCCGGAAAAGTTTAGAGAAACCGATCTCAGCCAGACTTGGAGACTGTGGTTATTCCAAG TCTGTACCCAATGGGGCTACTTTATGCCCGCACCTCCTTCGCCCTCTCCACGAATCCTCTCATCCCGCCTCACATTAGCCTACACCTCCGCCATCTGCCCTCTTGCTTTTCCTCCCGGCGAAcacttctccatcccctccGAGCCggatgtggaggaggtaAACAGAAGAGGTGATTATGCGATCGAGGCGGATAGGTTGGCTTTTGTTGATGGGGATAGGGATCCTTGGAGACCGATGACGCCGCAGAGGAATGGAacgagagggaagaaagggggGATGGATATGAATAAGCCGGGATGGATTATATATG ATGGCGTGCATCATTATGACGAG aacgGGCTCACGCAACATGAAGCTGAACCAGCTCGTATTCAGGCAGTGCACgaatgggagaagatgtttgTGAGCGCGTGGCTGGAGGAATGGAAGATCAAAAAGGGGATGGCGTAG
- a CDS encoding hypothetical protein (HMMPfam hit to Peptidase_S28, Serine carboxypeptidase S28, score: 37.5, E(): 6.3e-16) — MYYLFLLLSSLLILSTLAKPTLDPQLHRQLLLNGRPQIGLWKALLQEQAAREASTSESNVDHQRPFQTIKPSSSIFEPYCFPQFISHFDESVNGTFCQRYWVDASSYRPGGPIYLLDGGETSGEYRLPFLEKGILDILSNATGGLSVVLEHRYYGESVPVSSFSTDDLRFLNNAEALEDSAYFIENFKLPASLSNALPFELEETAFHPNNTPWIYYGGSYAGARAAHMRVQYPNLVWGAIASSAVTHAQIDFPQYYDPIQEYGPPECISTLRRAIIFIDNILDHPRATGFPQLLKGLFGLGALEDDDFADVISSPLGYWQEKNWDPAVGSTEFYNFCDALTAGGAGTKIGLIRVPASVLNYAKYIKENIVSKCPRTPGEPDSDIVVCFGTKDPEKFRETDLSQTWRLWLFQVCTQWGYFMPAPPSPSPRILSSRLTLAYTSAICPLAFPPGEHFSIPSEPDVEEVNRRGDYAIEADRLAFVDGDRDPWRPMTPQRNGTRGKKGGMDMNKPGWIIYDGVHHYDENGLTQHEAEPARIQAVHEWEKMFVSAWLEEWKIKKGMA, encoded by the exons ATGTActacctttttcttctcctgtctTCCCTCTTAATTCTGTCTACTCTTGCCAAACCAACCCTCGATCCACAGCTTCACCGTCAACTCCTTTTGAATGGTCGCCCACAGATAGGTCTTTGGAAGGCTTTACTTCAGGAACAAGCCGCTCGCGAAGCTTCAACCTCCGAGAGCAACGTCGATCATCAGCGGCCGTTCCAAACCATCAAACCATCCTCGTCTATTTTTGAACCCTACTGTTTTCCTCAGTTTATCAGCCACTTTGATGAGTCTGTGAACGGGACATTCTGCCAACGATACTGGGTTGACGCAAGCTCGTACAGACCGGGAGGTCCGATATACCTTCTTGATGGAGGTGAGACAAGTGGAGAATATCG GTTGCCATTCCTAGAGAAGGGTATTCTCGATATCTTGAGTAACGCCACGGGAGGTCTTTCCGTAGTTCTTGAACATCG TTATTATGGCGAATCAGTCCCCgtctcgtccttctccacGGACGATCTCCGTTTCCTCAACAACGCTGAAGCCCTTGAAGATTCAGCCTAC TTTATTGAAAATTTCAAACTCCCCGCCTCTCTCTCCAATGCCCTTCCATTCGAGCTCGAAGAAACCGCTTTCCACCCCAACAATACCCCATGGATATACTACGGAGGCTCGTACGCCGGTGCTCGTGCGGCGCATATGAGGGTTCAATACCCAAATCTAGTATGGGGAGCAATCGCTTCTAGTG CCGTCACCCACGCTCAGATCGATTTCCCCCAATACTATGACCCGATCCAAGAATACGGTCCACCGGAGTGTATATCCACCCTTCGACGggccatcatcttcattgacAACATCCTCGATCATCCTCGAGCGACGGGTTTCCCACAGTTGCTGAAGGGGCTTTTTGGATTGGGAGCattggaggatgatgatttcGCGGATGTGATTAGCAGTCCTCTGGGATACTGGCAGGAAAAGAACTGGGATCCCGCTG TCGGCTCAACCGAGTTTTACAACTTTTGTGATGCTCTTACTGCTGGTGGGGCTGGAACTAAAATTGGCTTGATCAGAGT ACCAGCCTCCGTCTTGAACTATGCTAAATACATCAAAGAAAACATAGTTTCAAAATGCCCTCGGACTCCTGGTGAACCTGATTCCGACATTGTGGTT TGCTTTGGCACAAAGGACCCGGAAAAGTTTAGAGAAACCGATCTCAGCCAGACTTGGAGACTGTGGTTATTCCAAG TCTGTACCCAATGGGGCTACTTTATGCCCGCACCTCCTTCGCCCTCTCCACGAATCCTCTCATCCCGCCTCACATTAGCCTACACCTCCGCCATCTGCCCTCTTGCTTTTCCTCCCGGCGAAcacttctccatcccctccGAGCCggatgtggaggaggtaAACAGAAGAGGTGATTATGCGATCGAGGCGGATAGGTTGGCTTTTGTTGATGGGGATAGGGATCCTTGGAGACCGATGACGCCGCAGAGGAATGGAacgagagggaagaaagggggGATGGATATGAATAAGCCGGGATGGATTATATATG ATGGCGTGCATCATTATGACGAG aacgGGCTCACGCAACATGAAGCTGAACCAGCTCGTATTCAGGCAGTGCACgaatgggagaagatgtttgTGAGCGCGTGGCTGGAGGAATGGAAGATCAAAAAGGGGATGGCGTAG